In the Maribacter sp. MJ134 genome, one interval contains:
- a CDS encoding NAD(P)H-hydrate dehydratase yields the protein MKLFTAKQIYSADKFTTEKQQIGTEELMERAAIQIFNWMHLRMQGAPVKIHLFCGIGNNGGDGIALARHLQEHGYNIAVHVVNYSEKRSKDFLINLDRLKDRKIWPNFMDSDCEFPEIGRDDIIVDAIFGIGLNRPPADWVVKLIGHLHASQAFILSVDIPSGLYADRVPEHKEAVVKANYVLSFQTPKLIFFLPETGVFVDQWEVLDIGLDAEFLMNEETDYELIGKNEVLPMYIPRKKFSHKGTYGQALIIGGSYGKVGAVQLASRATLVIGSGLVTAYIPKCGYESLQTALPEAMVITDEEQSISKISFDISPSVIGIGVGMGTAQKTVDAFTEFLKINQLPLVIDADALNILASKKSLLKLLPPKTVLTPHPKELERLIGAWKDDFDKLEKAKLFSEKYNCILVVKGAHTITVFNKKGYVNTTGNPGMATAGSGDVLTGVIAGLIAQGYDPLHAAIFGVYLHGKSGDLAIETKAYQALIASDIIDNLGLAYLDLFKVPENQTQGTEESSE from the coding sequence ATGAAGCTTTTTACCGCAAAACAAATCTATTCTGCTGATAAATTCACAACGGAGAAACAACAAATTGGTACAGAAGAGCTGATGGAAAGAGCTGCAATACAGATTTTTAACTGGATGCATTTACGCATGCAAGGAGCACCGGTTAAAATACATTTATTCTGTGGTATAGGTAACAACGGCGGTGACGGAATTGCCTTAGCCAGACACTTACAGGAACATGGCTATAATATTGCCGTTCATGTGGTGAATTATAGCGAAAAACGTTCTAAGGATTTTTTGATAAACCTAGATAGGTTAAAGGATAGAAAAATATGGCCAAATTTTATGGATTCTGACTGTGAGTTCCCTGAAATTGGTAGAGATGATATTATAGTAGATGCTATATTCGGTATTGGTCTTAATAGGCCCCCTGCCGATTGGGTTGTCAAATTAATAGGCCATTTACACGCCTCTCAAGCCTTTATTCTTTCTGTGGATATACCTTCTGGACTTTATGCGGACAGAGTTCCCGAGCATAAGGAAGCAGTAGTAAAGGCAAATTATGTCCTAAGTTTTCAAACACCAAAGCTCATATTCTTTTTACCGGAAACAGGAGTTTTTGTAGACCAATGGGAGGTTTTGGATATAGGTCTGGATGCGGAATTTTTAATGAATGAAGAAACCGATTACGAATTAATAGGGAAAAATGAAGTACTACCCATGTACATCCCTAGAAAAAAGTTTTCGCACAAAGGCACCTACGGCCAAGCACTTATAATTGGGGGAAGTTACGGCAAAGTGGGAGCGGTACAACTGGCTTCAAGGGCTACTTTGGTAATAGGAAGTGGATTAGTAACTGCGTATATTCCTAAATGTGGTTATGAAAGCTTGCAAACCGCACTACCGGAAGCCATGGTTATAACCGATGAAGAACAATCCATATCCAAAATCAGTTTTGACATTTCACCATCAGTTATTGGAATTGGTGTAGGTATGGGTACAGCGCAAAAGACTGTAGATGCGTTCACCGAGTTCTTAAAAATCAACCAATTACCCTTAGTTATTGATGCCGATGCCTTGAATATTCTTGCATCTAAGAAATCACTTTTAAAATTGTTACCACCGAAAACCGTCCTTACACCGCATCCGAAAGAACTAGAGCGTTTAATTGGAGCATGGAAAGATGATTTTGATAAACTTGAAAAAGCGAAATTATTCTCTGAAAAGTACAACTGTATTTTAGTTGTCAAAGGAGCCCATACCATTACCGTTTTCAACAAAAAGGGTTATGTAAACACAACGGGGAATCCCGGCATGGCAACCGCAGGCAGTGGAGATGTTCTTACAGGAGTTATTGCTGGACTCATCGCGCAGGGTTATGACCCATTACATGCTGCAATTTTTGGAGTTTACTTACACGGTAAGTCTGGTGACTTGGCCATTGAGACCAAAGCTTATCAGGCCTTGATAGCTTCCGATATAATTGATAATTTGGGGCTTGCTTATCTTGATCTCTTTAAAGTTCCTGAGAATCAGACGCAAGGAACTGAAGAATCTTCAGAGTAG
- a CDS encoding STAS/SEC14 domain-containing protein gives MSVGSAKKKVIVREYQLEIGKVQVFDDYMVSIFDEGATLTLERAYQIIGISEIHFRNKSFGFISLRKNSYAIDPTIYNYLKELENLKAFAIVSVKEIDMHNFKIEKLFYKKPMKFFIEYENALKWVKRRVKSK, from the coding sequence ATGAGCGTTGGATCGGCGAAGAAAAAAGTAATCGTAAGAGAGTATCAATTAGAAATAGGTAAAGTTCAGGTTTTTGACGATTACATGGTTTCAATTTTTGATGAAGGAGCTACCCTAACATTAGAAAGAGCTTATCAGATAATTGGTATTTCGGAAATACATTTCAGGAATAAGAGTTTTGGATTTATTAGTCTACGTAAAAACTCTTACGCTATAGATCCCACCATTTACAACTACCTAAAAGAACTAGAAAACTTAAAAGCATTCGCCATAGTCTCGGTCAAAGAGATAGACATGCATAATTTTAAGATTGAAAAGCTGTTTTACAAAAAACCGATGAAATTCTTTATCGAATACGAGAACGCTTTAAAATGGGTAAAGCGTAGGGTTAAATCTAAATAA
- a CDS encoding ATP-dependent Clp protease ATP-binding subunit: protein MDDNFSPRVKDVIAYSKEEALRLGHDFIGTEHLMLGLLRDGNGKAISILDALSVDLDHLRRKVEILSPSNPNATAVQKDKKNLHLTRQAERALKTTFLEAKLFQSSSINTAHLLLCILRNENDPTTKLLHKLKVDYDSVKEQFKFMITSDDDMVDGPTAESFPSDSEETNEGKENTFGSTSSQKGAKKSKTPVLDNFGRDLTQMAEENRLDPVVGREKEIERVSQILSRRKKNNPLLIGEPGVGKSAIAEGLALRIIDKKVSRILYNKRVVTLDLASLVAGTKYRGQFEERMKAVMNELEKNDDVILFIDEIHTIVGAGGATGSLDASNMFKPALARGEIQCIGATTLDEYRQYIEKDGALERRFQKVIVEPTTVEETIEILHNIKGKYEDHHNVSYTDEAIEACVKLTNRYMTDRFLPDKAIDALDEAGSRVHIVNMDVPKQILELEKKLEDVRELKNSVVKKQKYEEAAKLRDDEKSLEKDLAIAQERWEDDSKLNKETVTEDNVADVVSMMSGIPVNRIAQTESNKLSELPALIKSNVIGQDEAVSKVSKAIQRNRAGLKDPNKPIGSFIFLGQTGVGKTQLAKVMAKELFDSEDALIRIDMSEYMEKFAISRLVGAPPGYVGYEEGGQLTEKVRRKPYSVILLDEVEKAHPDVFNMLLQVLDDGYLTDSLGRKIDFRNTIIIMTSNIGARQLKDFGQGVGFGTSAKKEQESAHQKGVIENALKKAFAPEFLNRIDDVIVFNALEREHIHQIIDIELSKLFKRINDIGYDLNLTEAAKDYIAEKGFDKQYGARPLKRAIQKYIEDALAEEIVNSKLEEGDSIFMDLDKKNEELTIKIKKAEKSSKKQD, encoded by the coding sequence ATGGATGATAATTTTTCGCCTAGAGTAAAGGATGTTATAGCATATAGCAAAGAGGAAGCGTTACGCCTTGGTCATGATTTCATAGGTACCGAGCACCTAATGCTGGGGCTTTTAAGAGATGGAAATGGCAAAGCGATAAGTATACTCGATGCTTTGTCCGTTGATTTGGACCACCTAAGGAGAAAAGTAGAAATACTTAGCCCTTCAAATCCAAATGCTACAGCCGTACAAAAAGATAAGAAGAACTTACATTTAACCAGACAGGCAGAGCGAGCGCTGAAAACAACTTTTTTAGAAGCGAAACTTTTTCAGAGTTCCTCCATTAATACCGCACATTTATTACTGTGCATTCTGCGCAACGAGAATGACCCTACTACAAAACTTCTTCATAAGCTAAAAGTTGATTATGATAGTGTTAAGGAGCAATTTAAATTTATGATAACGAGTGATGACGATATGGTAGACGGTCCTACCGCTGAATCTTTCCCTAGCGACTCCGAAGAAACCAATGAAGGTAAAGAAAATACTTTTGGTTCTACCTCTAGCCAGAAAGGTGCTAAAAAATCCAAAACCCCAGTGTTGGACAATTTTGGTAGGGACCTCACACAAATGGCAGAGGAAAATAGATTGGATCCCGTTGTGGGAAGGGAAAAAGAAATTGAGCGGGTATCTCAAATCCTAAGTAGAAGAAAGAAAAACAATCCGTTACTTATTGGGGAACCAGGTGTGGGTAAGAGTGCTATCGCGGAAGGTCTTGCTTTACGTATTATCGATAAGAAAGTATCCAGAATATTATACAACAAAAGAGTAGTAACGCTAGATTTGGCTTCTTTGGTTGCAGGCACAAAATACCGCGGTCAGTTTGAAGAGCGTATGAAGGCCGTTATGAACGAGTTGGAGAAAAATGATGACGTTATACTTTTTATTGACGAAATCCATACCATAGTCGGCGCTGGCGGAGCCACAGGTAGCCTTGATGCTTCCAATATGTTTAAACCAGCACTAGCTCGTGGTGAAATCCAATGTATCGGAGCAACGACACTTGACGAGTACAGACAGTATATTGAAAAAGATGGGGCGCTAGAAAGAAGGTTCCAAAAAGTGATCGTAGAACCTACTACAGTAGAGGAAACCATTGAAATACTTCATAATATCAAAGGTAAGTACGAAGACCATCACAATGTTAGTTATACCGACGAAGCTATAGAAGCTTGTGTAAAACTAACAAACCGTTACATGACGGACAGGTTTCTTCCGGACAAGGCCATTGATGCCTTGGATGAAGCTGGTTCTCGGGTTCATATCGTAAATATGGACGTTCCTAAACAAATCTTGGAACTGGAGAAAAAGCTAGAGGATGTTAGGGAACTGAAAAACTCCGTCGTCAAAAAACAGAAATACGAAGAAGCGGCAAAGCTAAGGGATGACGAAAAGAGTCTTGAAAAAGATTTGGCGATTGCGCAAGAAAGATGGGAGGACGATAGTAAACTGAACAAAGAGACCGTTACAGAGGATAATGTGGCCGATGTAGTTTCTATGATGAGCGGTATTCCCGTAAACAGAATTGCACAAACGGAAAGTAACAAGCTATCCGAATTACCCGCTTTGATCAAATCGAACGTAATAGGTCAGGACGAAGCCGTTTCTAAGGTCTCCAAAGCCATACAACGTAACAGAGCTGGCTTAAAAGATCCCAACAAACCTATTGGATCCTTTATCTTCTTAGGACAAACGGGTGTGGGTAAAACGCAGTTGGCAAAGGTAATGGCAAAAGAGCTATTCGATTCCGAAGACGCGCTTATACGTATAGATATGAGTGAATATATGGAGAAATTTGCCATTTCCAGACTGGTTGGTGCTCCTCCCGGATACGTAGGTTATGAGGAAGGCGGACAATTAACGGAGAAAGTACGTAGAAAACCGTATTCCGTTATCTTATTGGATGAAGTAGAAAAAGCGCATCCAGATGTCTTTAATATGCTCTTGCAAGTTTTGGATGATGGTTATTTAACGGATAGTTTAGGTAGAAAAATTGATTTCAGGAATACTATCATTATAATGACAAGTAACATTGGTGCCCGTCAGCTTAAGGATTTTGGACAGGGCGTAGGTTTTGGAACATCGGCTAAGAAAGAACAGGAAAGCGCACACCAGAAAGGTGTAATAGAGAATGCACTTAAAAAGGCATTTGCTCCGGAATTTTTGAACCGGATTGACGATGTCATTGTTTTCAATGCTTTAGAAAGAGAACATATTCATCAAATTATAGACATTGAGTTGTCCAAGTTGTTCAAAAGAATCAATGATATTGGTTACGACTTAAACCTTACCGAAGCAGCGAAGGACTATATTGCCGAAAAAGGTTTTGATAAGCAATATGGGGCAAGGCCATTGAAAAGAGCAATTCAAAAATACATTGAAGATGCTCTAGCGGAAGAGATTGTCAACTCCAAACTCGAGGAAGGTGATAGTATTTTTATGGACCTTGACAAGAAGAATGAGGAACTGACCATAAAAATCAAAAAAGCTGAAAAATCCTCTAAAAAGCAGGATTAA
- the gyrA gene encoding DNA gyrase subunit A — protein MAEGEKLIPINIEEEMKSAYIDYSMSVIVSRALPDVRDGLKPVHRRVLFGMHELGVRSGSSHKKSARIVGEVLGKYHPHGDTSVYDTMVRMAQEWSLRYMLIDGQGNFGSIDGDSPAAMRYTEARMRKIADDMLADIDKDTVDHQLNFDDSLQEPTVLPARIPNLLVNGASGIAVGMATNMPPHNLSEVVDGTMAYIDNNDIEIDELITHIKAPDFPTGGIIYGYDGVKEAFHTGRGRVMMRAKATFEEVQGRECIIVSEIPYQVNKADMIKKTADLINDKKIEGISTIRDESDRNGMRIVYILKRDAIPNIVLNTLYKYTALQTSFSVNNIALVNGRPQLLNVKEMIHYFVEHRHEVVVRRTKFELKKAEDRAHILEGLIIASDNIDEVIAIIRASSNADEARENLMERFKLTEIQAKAIVEMRLRQLTGLEQDKLRSEYDEIVKTIADLKDILEKKERRMQIIKDELQEVKDKYGDERRSEINFAGGDLSMEDMIPNEQVVITISRLGYIKRTPLTEYKTQNRGGVGQKASSTRNEDFLEHLFVGTNHQYMLFFTQKGKCFWMRVFEIPEGSRTSKGRAIQNLINIEQDDMVKAFICTQDLKDEEYVNSHYVIMATKKGTVKKTSLEQYSRPRQNGINAITIREGDELLEAKLTTGTSQIFLGLKSGKAIRFEESKTRPMGRNASGVRGITLASDNDEVIGMVSVHNFEDELLVVSENGYGKRSSIEDYRITNRGGKGVKTISITDKTGNLVAIKNVTDSDDLMIINKSGIAIRMSVEDLRVMGRATQGVKLINIKGDDSIAAVAKVMKDDEELDEVELRDIDVTTEEDGTGIDNGDTEETES, from the coding sequence ATGGCGGAAGGTGAAAAATTAATTCCTATTAACATAGAAGAGGAAATGAAATCTGCCTACATTGATTATTCAATGTCGGTCATTGTGTCACGAGCCCTGCCAGATGTCAGGGATGGACTAAAACCTGTTCATAGGCGGGTATTGTTCGGGATGCACGAACTAGGTGTTAGGAGCGGTAGTTCTCATAAGAAATCTGCGCGTATAGTCGGTGAGGTTTTGGGTAAGTATCACCCGCACGGAGATACTTCCGTATACGATACTATGGTAAGGATGGCCCAAGAGTGGAGTCTTAGGTACATGTTAATTGATGGCCAGGGTAACTTTGGGTCTATAGATGGGGATAGCCCTGCGGCCATGCGTTACACGGAAGCGCGTATGCGTAAGATAGCCGACGACATGTTGGCAGATATTGATAAGGATACGGTGGATCATCAGCTGAATTTCGATGATTCTCTACAGGAGCCTACCGTGCTACCTGCTAGAATTCCAAATCTTCTTGTAAACGGGGCCTCGGGTATTGCCGTAGGTATGGCCACTAATATGCCGCCACACAACCTTTCGGAAGTTGTAGATGGCACCATGGCCTATATTGATAATAACGATATAGAAATAGACGAACTGATCACCCACATTAAAGCGCCGGATTTCCCTACCGGTGGTATCATTTATGGTTATGATGGCGTAAAAGAAGCTTTCCATACAGGAAGAGGACGTGTAATGATGCGTGCCAAAGCTACTTTTGAAGAGGTTCAAGGTAGGGAATGCATTATAGTATCGGAAATACCTTACCAGGTAAATAAGGCCGATATGATCAAGAAAACGGCGGACTTGATCAATGATAAAAAGATAGAAGGGATATCTACGATAAGAGATGAATCTGACCGTAATGGTATGCGCATCGTTTATATTTTAAAGAGAGATGCCATTCCTAACATCGTTTTAAACACGCTATATAAGTATACCGCGCTACAGACCTCTTTCAGCGTCAATAATATTGCTTTGGTTAACGGCAGGCCTCAATTGCTGAACGTAAAGGAGATGATTCATTATTTCGTGGAACATCGTCATGAAGTAGTGGTAAGGCGTACAAAATTTGAGCTTAAGAAGGCTGAAGACCGTGCACATATACTGGAAGGTCTCATTATTGCTTCTGATAATATTGATGAGGTAATTGCCATAATCAGGGCCTCGTCCAATGCGGATGAAGCTCGTGAAAATTTGATGGAGCGCTTTAAGTTGACAGAAATTCAGGCCAAAGCCATTGTAGAAATGCGCTTACGTCAGCTAACAGGACTGGAGCAAGACAAACTAAGGTCCGAGTATGACGAAATCGTCAAGACTATAGCCGATTTAAAGGATATTCTGGAAAAGAAAGAACGCAGAATGCAGATCATCAAAGATGAGTTGCAGGAAGTAAAAGATAAGTATGGTGATGAGCGTCGTTCTGAAATTAACTTCGCCGGTGGAGACTTGAGCATGGAAGATATGATTCCTAATGAGCAAGTTGTAATTACAATTTCTCGATTAGGCTATATAAAAAGAACACCGCTTACCGAGTATAAAACCCAGAACAGGGGAGGTGTAGGTCAGAAAGCATCCTCTACCAGAAACGAAGATTTCTTGGAGCATCTTTTCGTAGGAACAAATCATCAATACATGTTGTTCTTTACGCAAAAAGGAAAATGTTTTTGGATGCGAGTTTTTGAAATACCGGAAGGTAGCAGAACATCAAAAGGAAGGGCCATACAAAACCTTATCAACATTGAACAGGACGATATGGTTAAGGCATTTATCTGTACACAAGATTTGAAGGATGAGGAGTACGTGAACAGTCATTATGTAATTATGGCTACCAAAAAGGGTACGGTCAAGAAAACCTCCTTAGAGCAGTATTCTAGGCCTAGACAAAATGGTATCAACGCCATTACGATAAGGGAAGGCGATGAACTTCTAGAAGCTAAACTGACTACAGGAACCAGCCAAATATTCTTAGGACTTAAATCTGGTAAGGCCATTCGTTTCGAGGAAAGTAAAACAAGGCCCATGGGTAGAAATGCCTCTGGTGTAAGAGGTATTACATTGGCCAGCGATAATGATGAAGTAATAGGAATGGTTTCCGTTCATAATTTTGAAGACGAACTTTTAGTAGTGTCGGAAAACGGTTATGGAAAACGTTCTAGCATTGAAGATTATCGTATTACGAACAGGGGAGGTAAAGGAGTCAAGACCATCAGTATTACGGATAAAACAGGAAATCTCGTAGCCATTAAAAACGTAACGGACTCAGATGACTTAATGATCATCAATAAATCGGGCATCGCCATACGTATGAGTGTTGAAGATTTAAGGGTAATGGGACGGGCAACTCAAGGAGTTAAGTTGATCAACATAAAAGGAGATGATTCGATTGCCGCAGTAGCCAAGGTGATGAAGGATGACGAAGAGCTGGATGAAGTGGAACTAAGGGACATTGATGTGACTACTGAGGAAGATGGCACGGGAATTGATAATGGTGATACCGAAGAAACAGAATCTTAA
- a CDS encoding tetratricopeptide repeat protein: MKNRILMVVALSFTMIGFAQKNEIKAAEKALKGKDTATAKTSLEAASGLISGADEKLQAQYYFTRGKVYSDLAKKGDNTAFEPAVESFQKVLEIETQMGKEKYTAETNQYIASLTADLVNSAVTDNGNKKFKEAAEKLYMSYKISPKDTSYLYYAASSAVNGGHYEDALKYYNELQEVGYDGSAIVYKATNTATGEVEEMDKTQRDLMVKSGTYKEPLDEKTPSKTAEIVKNTALIYTQLGQDDKALEAYKAARANDPQDVNLILNEANLYFKMGDKEKFKSLMAEAIAVAPDNPDLHYNVGVINMEQGDFEAARTSYKKALELNPGYTNAYLNLSTTYVNEGNGLIDEMNSLGNSRADIAKYEELKTKKDDLFTEGATVLEQALKTNPDNQGVLTQLKNIYGAMGDNENFMRVKKLLGE; encoded by the coding sequence ATGAAAAATAGAATTTTAATGGTAGTAGCCCTATCGTTTACTATGATTGGGTTTGCTCAGAAAAATGAAATAAAAGCTGCAGAAAAAGCGCTCAAGGGTAAAGATACGGCTACGGCCAAAACTTCTTTAGAGGCAGCTTCTGGATTAATTTCCGGTGCTGATGAAAAATTACAAGCCCAATATTATTTCACTAGAGGTAAGGTTTATAGTGATTTGGCTAAAAAGGGAGATAATACTGCTTTTGAACCCGCTGTAGAATCATTCCAAAAAGTTTTGGAAATTGAAACCCAAATGGGAAAAGAAAAATACACGGCAGAAACAAATCAGTATATAGCAAGTTTGACAGCGGATTTAGTAAACTCAGCGGTGACGGACAACGGGAATAAGAAGTTTAAGGAGGCAGCGGAAAAGTTGTATATGAGTTATAAAATAAGCCCTAAGGATACTTCTTATCTATACTATGCTGCAAGCAGTGCCGTAAACGGTGGTCATTATGAAGATGCCTTAAAGTATTATAATGAGCTACAGGAAGTAGGTTATGATGGTAGTGCCATAGTGTACAAGGCTACGAATACCGCTACTGGAGAAGTTGAGGAAATGGATAAAACCCAAAGAGATTTGATGGTAAAGTCCGGTACCTATAAAGAGCCGTTGGATGAAAAAACTCCTTCAAAAACTGCCGAAATCGTAAAGAACACGGCTTTGATTTACACGCAACTAGGTCAAGATGATAAGGCACTCGAAGCTTATAAGGCCGCAAGGGCAAACGACCCACAAGATGTAAACCTAATTCTTAATGAAGCTAATCTTTATTTTAAGATGGGTGATAAGGAGAAATTTAAGTCTTTGATGGCAGAAGCCATAGCGGTGGCACCGGATAATCCAGACTTGCACTATAATGTTGGTGTAATTAACATGGAGCAGGGAGATTTTGAGGCGGCTAGGACTTCCTACAAAAAGGCTTTAGAGCTTAATCCCGGTTATACCAATGCTTATTTAAATTTGTCCACAACCTATGTAAACGAAGGAAATGGTTTGATTGATGAGATGAATTCCTTAGGTAATTCTAGAGCTGATATAGCAAAATACGAAGAATTGAAAACGAAAAAGGACGATTTGTTTACGGAGGGCGCTACGGTATTGGAGCAGGCTTTAAAAACTAATCCAGATAACCAAGGTGTACTTACCCAGTTAAAGAACATTTATGGCGCCATGGGTGATAACGAAAACTTTATGAGAGTAAAGAAATTATTGGGAGAGTAG
- a CDS encoding NlpC/P60 family protein has translation MQYGICPLSTVPVKISPEESSEMLSQLLFGEHFKILESRKYWSKIRVAFDKTEGWILNRQLAFITEEEYHQIDKSPCSYTADLISYVENRNQLLIPILLGSSITDSTTLDIKFEGNAVKSTQNKAQLVKTALLYLNSPELHGGKTPFGIDASGFTQMVYRINGYDLLRKAVDQAAQGDALSFVEESEAGDLAFFDNSNGIIDHVGIIMDNNYIIHVNGMVRIDRLDHTGIFNNDLRNYTHKLRVIKKII, from the coding sequence ATGCAATACGGTATTTGTCCTTTAAGCACTGTTCCTGTTAAGATTTCACCTGAAGAATCCTCGGAGATGCTCTCTCAACTTCTGTTTGGAGAACACTTTAAGATTTTGGAATCCCGGAAATATTGGTCTAAGATTAGAGTCGCTTTCGATAAAACCGAAGGGTGGATTTTAAATAGGCAATTGGCTTTCATTACTGAGGAGGAGTATCATCAAATTGACAAGTCACCATGTAGTTATACGGCCGATTTAATATCTTATGTTGAAAATAGAAATCAACTTTTAATACCGATTCTACTAGGCTCTTCTATAACTGATTCTACTACTCTTGACATAAAATTTGAAGGAAACGCCGTTAAATCAACACAGAACAAGGCCCAGCTCGTAAAGACGGCCTTGTTATATCTTAATTCACCAGAGTTACATGGCGGCAAAACACCTTTTGGCATCGATGCATCAGGTTTTACCCAAATGGTTTATAGAATTAACGGGTACGACTTGTTGAGGAAAGCGGTAGACCAAGCTGCTCAAGGAGACGCTTTGAGTTTTGTTGAAGAGAGTGAAGCCGGCGATTTGGCATTTTTTGACAATTCTAATGGTATTATTGACCATGTAGGTATCATCATGGACAACAATTATATCATACATGTAAACGGTATGGTAAGGATTGATCGCCTAGACCATACCGGTATATTTAACAACGACTTAAGAAACTATACGCACAAGCTAAGGGTTATCAAAAAAATCATATAA
- a CDS encoding acetyl-CoA C-acyltransferase, translating into MKEVVIVSAVRTPIGSFMGALSSVTAPKLGAAAISGALEKIKLDPKLVDEVLMGNVVQAGTGQAPARQAAIFAGIPDTVPCSTINKVCASGMKTVMQAVQSIKLGDASIIVAGGMENMSMIPHYVHMRNGTKFGPASLIDGMQKDGLVDVYDQNAMGVCADACAEKYEFSRAEQDDFAIQSYKRSATAWEKGSFNNEVVPVTVPQRRGEPLVITEDEEYKNVKLEKIPNLRPAFSKDGTVTAANASTINDGAAALVLMSAEKAKELGITPIAKITGYADAAQEPKWFTTAPAKALPKALANAKVDLNEVDYFEFNEAFSVVGLANMKILGLKDGNVNVNGGAVSLGHPLGCSGARILVTLLNVLEQNNGKIGAAAICNGGGGASAVILERN; encoded by the coding sequence ATGAAAGAGGTAGTTATCGTTTCCGCAGTTCGAACACCAATTGGTAGTTTCATGGGTGCTTTATCCTCCGTTACCGCACCCAAATTAGGTGCTGCGGCCATTAGCGGAGCTCTAGAAAAAATTAAGCTCGACCCTAAGTTGGTCGATGAAGTACTTATGGGCAACGTAGTGCAAGCTGGCACAGGCCAAGCTCCTGCCAGACAGGCTGCAATCTTTGCAGGAATTCCTGATACCGTTCCCTGCTCAACAATTAATAAAGTTTGTGCTTCTGGAATGAAAACGGTTATGCAGGCCGTGCAATCCATAAAACTGGGGGACGCCTCAATAATCGTTGCAGGTGGAATGGAGAACATGAGTATGATTCCCCATTACGTTCACATGAGAAACGGCACTAAATTTGGTCCCGCTTCACTAATAGACGGTATGCAAAAAGACGGTTTGGTAGATGTATACGACCAAAACGCTATGGGAGTATGTGCAGATGCATGTGCTGAAAAATACGAATTCTCAAGAGCTGAACAGGATGATTTTGCGATACAATCGTACAAAAGGTCGGCTACAGCTTGGGAAAAAGGTAGCTTCAACAATGAAGTTGTTCCCGTAACCGTACCTCAGCGCCGAGGGGAACCCTTAGTCATAACTGAAGATGAAGAGTACAAGAATGTTAAGCTAGAAAAGATTCCGAATCTGAGACCTGCATTCTCAAAAGATGGTACGGTCACCGCCGCCAATGCTTCCACCATTAACGATGGTGCCGCCGCATTGGTTCTCATGAGTGCTGAAAAGGCCAAGGAATTGGGCATAACACCTATAGCAAAAATTACCGGATATGCAGATGCCGCGCAGGAACCAAAATGGTTTACCACTGCTCCTGCCAAAGCCCTGCCTAAAGCCCTAGCGAATGCAAAAGTTGACCTAAATGAGGTGGACTATTTTGAATTTAACGAAGCTTTTTCCGTAGTTGGTTTGGCCAACATGAAAATACTTGGTTTAAAGGATGGCAATGTAAATGTTAACGGTGGTGCCGTTTCCTTGGGCCACCCCCTTGGTTGCTCTGGAGCAAGAATTCTAGTGACACTATTGAATGTTCTTGAACAGAATAATGGAAAAATAGGAGCTGCAGCTATCTGCAATGGTGGCGGAGGAGCTTCTGCGGTAATCTTGGAAAGAAATTAA